From the Comamonas odontotermitis genome, one window contains:
- a CDS encoding MFS transporter, with the protein MPVSLLALAAGAFGIGTTEFIIMGLLTQVSQDLGISIPTAGTLISGYAFGVAVGAPVLTLLTRHWPRKQLLLSLMLIFIAGNVAAVFAPNYGSLMAARVLTSLTHGTFFGVGAVVATSLVPKDKQASAIALMFSGLTLATLLGVPAGTWIGQHFGWRMAFAAVAVVGVVALGILALFVPRDLKQSAPAALRDELSVLASTPLWLGLGMTVFGFGGVFALYTYVEPLLSQITHMGNTGVAITLLLFGAGSAVGNIAGGKLADRGVVRALWITLGGLVAVLVLGRWAFGQSGAVAMAYVAALGVVAFATVAPMQMRVMQGVGSQGATLASSLNISAFNLGNALGAWVGGSLIAGAGLLSIAWGAAALSALGLVLVGMSQRRTAGVACAASASA; encoded by the coding sequence ATGCCCGTATCCCTACTGGCACTCGCCGCCGGCGCCTTTGGCATCGGCACCACAGAATTCATCATCATGGGCCTGCTCACCCAGGTCAGCCAGGACCTGGGCATCAGCATTCCCACGGCAGGCACCCTCATTTCGGGCTACGCCTTTGGGGTGGCCGTGGGCGCGCCAGTGCTCACCCTGCTGACGCGCCACTGGCCGCGCAAGCAGTTGCTCCTGAGCCTGATGCTCATCTTCATCGCGGGCAACGTGGCGGCGGTGTTTGCGCCCAACTACGGCTCGCTGATGGCTGCACGCGTACTCACCTCGCTCACGCACGGCACTTTCTTTGGTGTGGGGGCCGTCGTTGCCACCAGCCTGGTGCCCAAGGACAAGCAGGCCTCGGCCATTGCGCTGATGTTTTCCGGCCTGACGCTGGCCACCCTGCTGGGCGTACCCGCCGGCACCTGGATCGGCCAGCATTTTGGCTGGCGCATGGCCTTTGCCGCTGTGGCCGTGGTGGGAGTCGTCGCGTTGGGCATTCTGGCGTTGTTTGTGCCACGCGACCTGAAGCAATCGGCCCCTGCCGCGCTGCGCGATGAACTGTCGGTACTGGCAAGCACCCCACTGTGGCTGGGTCTGGGCATGACGGTGTTCGGCTTTGGCGGCGTATTTGCGCTCTACACCTATGTGGAGCCGCTGCTCTCGCAGATCACCCACATGGGCAACACGGGAGTGGCGATCACCCTGCTGCTGTTTGGCGCTGGCTCGGCCGTGGGCAACATCGCTGGCGGCAAGCTGGCCGACCGTGGTGTGGTGCGGGCGCTGTGGATCACGCTGGGTGGTCTGGTGGCAGTCCTGGTGCTGGGCCGTTGGGCGTTTGGCCAGTCGGGCGCCGTGGCCATGGCCTATGTGGCAGCGCTGGGCGTGGTGGCCTTTGCCACCGTGGCCCCCATGCAGATGCGCGTGATGCAAGGCGTGGGCAGCCAGGGCGCCACCTTGGCGTCCAGCCTCAATATTTCGGCCTTCAATCTGGGCAACGCGCTGGGCGCCTGGGTGGGTGGCAGCCTGATTGCGGGCGCGGGCCTGCTGTCGATAGCCTGGGGGGCCGCTGCGCTGTCAGCCCTGGGCTTGGTGCTGGTGGGCATGAGCCAGCGCCGCACGGCTGGTGTGGCATGTGCCGCCAGCGCTTCTGCATAA